One Nicotiana tomentosiformis chromosome 4, ASM39032v3, whole genome shotgun sequence genomic window carries:
- the LOC104118158 gene encoding auxin-responsive protein SAUR50-like codes for MAIRKSNKLSQTAMLKQILKRCSSLGKKNGSYHDEQLGLPLDVPKGHFVVYVGENRTRYIVPISILSRPEFRSLLQRAEEEFGFDHDMGLTIPCDEDVFESLTSSMLR; via the coding sequence ATGGCCATTAGGAAATCAAACAAGTTGTCACAAACAGCAATGTTGAAGCAAATCTTGAAAAGGTGTTCAAGTTTGGGAAAGAAAAATGGCTCATATCACGACGAGCAATTAGGGCTTCCATTAGACGTACCAAAAGGGCATTTTGTAGTTTACGTTGGAGAAAATAGAACAAGATATATTGTTCCAATTTCCATTTTGTCAAGACCTGAATTTCGTAGCCTTCTTCAACGTGCAGAAGAAGAATTTGGTTTTGATCACGATATGGGTCTCACAATTCCTTGTGATGAAGATGTTTTCGAATCTCTAACTTCGTCAATGCTAAggtaa
- the LOC138910522 gene encoding uncharacterized protein, which produces MEILKQIHVNIPLIDALREMPGYAKMIKDLISRKFDFQDLSTVTLTQTCSAVMTRPIAEKLSYPGSFTIPCTIGSYAFAKALCDLGASINLIPLAIYKRLGIGRARLTSMLLQLADRTVKRSSGILDDVLVQAGKFVFKADFVILDNRVDQEIPIIFGRPFLATGRALIDCEIGELKMRLNDEDITFNEEDETLNTKDPLATSLLNLDEVNGEDLAEWVLALKGQGFWKRELEFEPLHLKERTIPPAKPSIEEPPKLELKPLPPHLWYDLLGPNSTLPVIISSGLLDVQKE; this is translated from the exons atggagataTTGAAACAAATACATGTGAACATTCCATTGATTGATGCGTTGCGAGAGATGCCTGGGTATGCCAAAATGATAAAAGATTTAATATCTCGAAAATTCGACTTCCAAGACCTGTCCACTGTTACATTGACACAGACCTGTAGTGCAGTCATGAcgagacccatagctgagaagttatcatacccagggagtttcacaatcccatgcacgataggcagctatgcttttgctaaagcattgtgtgatttaggggcaagcataaacttgattCCCTTGGCTATCTACAAAAGATTAGGCATAGGAAGAGCTAGACTCACGTCCATGTTACTACAGCTGGCCGACCGGACAGTGAAGAGGTCCTctggtatccttgatgatgtattagtCCAGGCTGGGAAGTTTGTGTTCaaagcagattttgtcattctagacaaCCGGGTTGAccaggagattcccataatttttggaagaccattcttggccactgggagagctTTAATTGATTGTGAAATTGGAGAGCTCAAAATGAGACTAAATGATGAAGATATAACATTCAAC gaggaagatgagacctTGAATACTAAAGACCCTTTAGCAACCTCTCTCTTGAACTTAGATGAAGTAAATGGAGAGGATTTGGCGGAGTGGGTGCTGGCTCTTAAAGGTCAAGGGttttggaaaagagagctcgaatttgagcctttgcactTAAAAGAAAGAACAAttcctccagctaagccatcgatAGAAGAGCCACCAAAGTTGGAATTGAAACCGCTACCACCTCACCTCTGGTATGATTTATTGGGACCTAActcaactttacctgttattatctcatctggcTTGTTAGATGTGCAGAAAGAATAA